One Pseudomonas rhizophila DNA window includes the following coding sequences:
- a CDS encoding CbbQ/NirQ/NorQ/GpvN family protein gives MQQNLSAAESAPQQGEPYYQPSGDEVAIFDQCHAQQLAVMLKGPTGCGKTRFVEHMAWRLKRPLITISCHDDLSASDLVGRFLIGHQGTHWTEGPLTRAVREGAICYLDEVVEARQDTIVVLHPLTDHRRILPLDKIGEIVEASPHFQLVVSYNPGYQRILKDLKPSTRQRFVALDFDFPPAEREIAIVIHEGGTDYAIAHALVTLAQRLRALQDRGLAEVPSTRLLIATARLITSGIAAPIACRVALISPLSDDAVLVAAMRDLVDLTFI, from the coding sequence ATGCAGCAGAACCTGTCGGCCGCAGAATCCGCGCCGCAGCAAGGTGAACCCTATTACCAGCCCAGCGGCGACGAGGTGGCGATCTTCGATCAATGCCATGCACAGCAGCTGGCTGTCATGCTCAAAGGGCCCACCGGGTGTGGCAAGACCCGTTTTGTCGAACACATGGCCTGGCGTCTCAAGCGCCCGCTGATCACTATTTCCTGCCATGACGACTTGAGTGCCAGCGACCTGGTCGGGCGCTTCCTGATCGGCCACCAAGGTACCCACTGGACGGAAGGCCCGCTGACCCGGGCGGTGCGCGAAGGCGCTATCTGTTACCTGGATGAGGTGGTCGAAGCGCGGCAAGACACCATTGTCGTCCTGCACCCGCTGACCGACCACCGACGCATTCTACCCCTGGACAAAATCGGCGAAATCGTTGAAGCCTCGCCACACTTTCAATTGGTGGTGTCCTACAACCCCGGCTACCAACGAATACTCAAGGATTTGAAGCCGAGCACTCGACAGCGCTTTGTGGCGCTGGATTTCGATTTCCCGCCGGCCGAGCGCGAAATCGCCATTGTCATCCATGAAGGTGGAACCGACTACGCCATCGCCCACGCGCTGGTCACCCTCGCCCAGCGACTACGCGCCCTGCAGGACCGGGGCCTGGCGGAAGTCCCCAGTACCCGTCTGTTGATTGCCACTGCGCGACTGATTACCAGCGGCATTGCTGCGCCCATCGCCTGTCGGGTCGCGTTGATCTCGCCGCTGTCCGACGACGCGGTACTGGTCGCTGCCATGCGCGACCTTGTCGACCTGACATTTATCTAA